A genome region from Manihot esculenta cultivar AM560-2 chromosome 5, M.esculenta_v8, whole genome shotgun sequence includes the following:
- the LOC110615502 gene encoding uncharacterized protein LOC110615502 isoform X2, which produces MHQKKSEVQIGKESTGVSSDFNPTPPLVFPYSSDHNNSGITTATQFLIQSNDPITSSTSSSSTPYKRPLLTHHHPHRSSSLSKSPTLYHFTTTQQNQSLFSISVAAKSAAFRFLRRFNHLRRIRVHLRLILLLSLPFFYFLLSHPSHSFLLDFLSAFAFSAALLFSLNLALPRLPSIRLFLARSFPIKLKSGSNISRPPLPVFWSIGSRPKSEKRVNSGCWVQVYSNGDVYEGEFHKGKCSGSGVYYYYMSGRYEGDWVDGKYDGCGVETWARGSRYRGQYRQGLRHGFGVYRFYTGDVYAGEWSNGQSHGCGIHTCEDGSRYVGEFKWGVKHGLGHYHFRNGDTYAGEYFADKMHGFGVYRFANGHRYEGAWHEGRRQGLGMYTFRNGETQSGHWQNGILDVPSTQNTTYPVSPVAVYHSKVLNAVQEARRAAEMAYDVAKVDERVNRAAAAANRAANAARVAAVKAVQKQMHHNNNNDNSPMPIV; this is translated from the exons ATGCATCAGAAGAAATCAGAAGTCCAAATCGGAAAAGAAAGCACCGGCGTCTCTTCCGATTTCAATCCAACTCCTCCCCTTGTCTTCCCTTATTCATCTGATCACAACAATTCCGGTATCACCACCGCCACTCAATTTCTTATTCAATCTAATGATCCTATTACctcttctacttcttcttcttcaacccCCTATAAGAGGCCCCTTTTGACCCATCATCATCCTCACCGTTCTTCCTCTCTTTCTAAATCCCCTACCCTCTACCATTTCACTACCACCCAACAAAATCAATCTCTTTTTTCGATTTCTGTCGCAGCTAAGTCCGCTGCCTTTCGTTTCCTCCGCCGTTTCAACCACCTTCGCCGTATACGTGTCCATCTTCGATTAATTCTCCTGttatctcttccatttttctattTCCTGCTCTCCCATCCCAGCCACTCTTTCCTCCTTGATTTTCTGTCTGCCTTTGCTTTCTCCGCtgctttattattctctctaaaCCTCGCTCTCCCGCGCCTCCCCTCAATTCGATTGTTTTTGGCACGTTCCTTCCCAATCAAGCTCAAATCCGGGTCTAACATTTCTAGACCGCCTTTACCTGTGTTTTGGTCCATTGGGTCGAGGCCGAAATCCGAGAAAAGAGTGAATTCGGGTTGTTGGGTCCAGGTTTATAGCAACGGAGACGTGTACGAGGGCGAGTTTCATAAGGGTAAGTGTTCGGGGAGCGGGGTCTATTATTATTACATGAGTGGGAGATACGAGGGGGATTGGGTTGATGGAAAATATGATGGTTGTGGGGTGGAGACTTGGGCTAGAGGGAGCCGTTATAGAGGGCAGTATAGGCAGGGACTTAGGCATGGTTTTGGGGTGTATAGATTTTACACGGGGGATGTTTATGCAGGGGAATGGTCTAATGGCCAGAGTCACGGGTGCGGAATCCATACTTGTGAAGACGGGAGTCGGTATGTTGGGGAATTCAAGTGGGGTGTCAAGCATGGGCTCGGCCACTACCATTTCAG AAATGGGGACACGTATGCTGGAGAATATTTTGCGGATAAGATGCATGGCTTTGGTGTCTATCGTTTTGCAAATGGGCATAGGTATGAGGGAGCCTGGCATGAAGGTAGAAGGCAGGGCCTGGGAATGTACACATTCAGAAACGGAGAGACTCAATCTGGTCACTGGCAAAATGGAATTCTTGATGTCCCAAGCACACAAAACACCACCTATCCTGTATCTCCTGTTGCTGTTTATCATTCCAAAGTACTCAACGCGGTGCAG GAAGCACGACGAGCTGCAGAAATGGCATATGATGTGGCTAAGGTGGATGAAAGGGTGAATAGAGCTGCAGCAGCAGCTAACAGGGCAGCCAATGCAGCTAGAGTAGCAGCAGTCAAGGCTGTGCAGAAACAAATGCATCACAATAATAACAATGACAACAGTCCAATGCCAATTGTGTGA
- the LOC110615503 gene encoding 60S ribosomal protein L37a produces MTKRTKKAGIVGKYGTRYGASLRKQIKKMEVSQHSKFFCEFCGKYAVKRKAVGIWGCKDCGKVKAGGAYTLNTASAVTVRSTIRRLREQTES; encoded by the exons ATG ACCAAGAGGACCAAGAAGGCTGGTATTGTTGGGAAGTATG GCACCCGTTATGGTGCTAGTCTGCGGAAGCAGATTAAGAAGATGGAGGTCAGTCAGCACAGCAAGTTCTTCTGTGAATTCTGTGGGAAG TATGCAGTGAAGAGAAAGGCTGTGGGTATCTGGGGATGCAAAGACTGTGGCAAAGTGAAAGCTGGTGGTGCTTACACCTTGAA TACTGCAAGTGCCGTTACCGTCAGAAGCACCATTCGTCGTCTAAGAGAGCAGACTGAGAGTTAA
- the LOC110615502 gene encoding uncharacterized protein LOC110615502 isoform X3 — MHQKKSEVQIGKESTGVSSDFNPTPPLVFPYSSDHNNSGITTATQFLIQSNDPITSSTSSSSTPYKRPLLTHHHPHRSSSLSKSPTLYHFTTTQQNQSLFSISVAAKSAAFRFLRRFNHLRRIRVHLRLILLLSLPFFYFLLSHPSHSFLLDFLSAFAFSAALLFSLNLALPRLPSIRLFLARSFPIKLKSGSNISRPPLPVFWSIGSRPKSEKRVNSGCWVQVYSNGDVYEGEFHKGKCSGSGVYYYYMSGRYEGDWVDGKYDGCGVETWARGSRYRGQYRQGLRHGFGVYRFYTGDVYAGEWSNGQSHGCGIHTCEDGSRYVGEFKWGVKHGLGHYHFSFGHLYITYNKSFYCIFWLFWLLLFRNGDTYAGEYFADKMHGFGVYRFANGHRYEGAWHEGRRQGLGMYTFRNGETQSGHWQNGILDVPSTQNTTYPVSPVAVYHSKVLNAVQPKELNTR; from the exons ATGCATCAGAAGAAATCAGAAGTCCAAATCGGAAAAGAAAGCACCGGCGTCTCTTCCGATTTCAATCCAACTCCTCCCCTTGTCTTCCCTTATTCATCTGATCACAACAATTCCGGTATCACCACCGCCACTCAATTTCTTATTCAATCTAATGATCCTATTACctcttctacttcttcttcttcaacccCCTATAAGAGGCCCCTTTTGACCCATCATCATCCTCACCGTTCTTCCTCTCTTTCTAAATCCCCTACCCTCTACCATTTCACTACCACCCAACAAAATCAATCTCTTTTTTCGATTTCTGTCGCAGCTAAGTCCGCTGCCTTTCGTTTCCTCCGCCGTTTCAACCACCTTCGCCGTATACGTGTCCATCTTCGATTAATTCTCCTGttatctcttccatttttctattTCCTGCTCTCCCATCCCAGCCACTCTTTCCTCCTTGATTTTCTGTCTGCCTTTGCTTTCTCCGCtgctttattattctctctaaaCCTCGCTCTCCCGCGCCTCCCCTCAATTCGATTGTTTTTGGCACGTTCCTTCCCAATCAAGCTCAAATCCGGGTCTAACATTTCTAGACCGCCTTTACCTGTGTTTTGGTCCATTGGGTCGAGGCCGAAATCCGAGAAAAGAGTGAATTCGGGTTGTTGGGTCCAGGTTTATAGCAACGGAGACGTGTACGAGGGCGAGTTTCATAAGGGTAAGTGTTCGGGGAGCGGGGTCTATTATTATTACATGAGTGGGAGATACGAGGGGGATTGGGTTGATGGAAAATATGATGGTTGTGGGGTGGAGACTTGGGCTAGAGGGAGCCGTTATAGAGGGCAGTATAGGCAGGGACTTAGGCATGGTTTTGGGGTGTATAGATTTTACACGGGGGATGTTTATGCAGGGGAATGGTCTAATGGCCAGAGTCACGGGTGCGGAATCCATACTTGTGAAGACGGGAGTCGGTATGTTGGGGAATTCAAGTGGGGTGTCAAGCATGGGCTCGGCCACTACCATTTCAG CTTTGGACATCTATATATCACCTACAACAAAAGTTTTTACTGTATTTTCTGGCTTTTTTGGCTGTTATTATTTAGAAATGGGGACACGTATGCTGGAGAATATTTTGCGGATAAGATGCATGGCTTTGGTGTCTATCGTTTTGCAAATGGGCATAGGTATGAGGGAGCCTGGCATGAAGGTAGAAGGCAGGGCCTGGGAATGTACACATTCAGAAACGGAGAGACTCAATCTGGTCACTGGCAAAATGGAATTCTTGATGTCCCAAGCACACAAAACACCACCTATCCTGTATCTCCTGTTGCTGTTTATCATTCCAAAGTACTCAACGCGGTGCAG ccTAAAGAACTCAATACTCGTTGA
- the LOC110615502 gene encoding radial spoke head 10 homolog B isoform X1 gives MHQKKSEVQIGKESTGVSSDFNPTPPLVFPYSSDHNNSGITTATQFLIQSNDPITSSTSSSSTPYKRPLLTHHHPHRSSSLSKSPTLYHFTTTQQNQSLFSISVAAKSAAFRFLRRFNHLRRIRVHLRLILLLSLPFFYFLLSHPSHSFLLDFLSAFAFSAALLFSLNLALPRLPSIRLFLARSFPIKLKSGSNISRPPLPVFWSIGSRPKSEKRVNSGCWVQVYSNGDVYEGEFHKGKCSGSGVYYYYMSGRYEGDWVDGKYDGCGVETWARGSRYRGQYRQGLRHGFGVYRFYTGDVYAGEWSNGQSHGCGIHTCEDGSRYVGEFKWGVKHGLGHYHFSFGHLYITYNKSFYCIFWLFWLLLFRNGDTYAGEYFADKMHGFGVYRFANGHRYEGAWHEGRRQGLGMYTFRNGETQSGHWQNGILDVPSTQNTTYPVSPVAVYHSKVLNAVQEARRAAEMAYDVAKVDERVNRAAAAANRAANAARVAAVKAVQKQMHHNNNNDNSPMPIV, from the exons ATGCATCAGAAGAAATCAGAAGTCCAAATCGGAAAAGAAAGCACCGGCGTCTCTTCCGATTTCAATCCAACTCCTCCCCTTGTCTTCCCTTATTCATCTGATCACAACAATTCCGGTATCACCACCGCCACTCAATTTCTTATTCAATCTAATGATCCTATTACctcttctacttcttcttcttcaacccCCTATAAGAGGCCCCTTTTGACCCATCATCATCCTCACCGTTCTTCCTCTCTTTCTAAATCCCCTACCCTCTACCATTTCACTACCACCCAACAAAATCAATCTCTTTTTTCGATTTCTGTCGCAGCTAAGTCCGCTGCCTTTCGTTTCCTCCGCCGTTTCAACCACCTTCGCCGTATACGTGTCCATCTTCGATTAATTCTCCTGttatctcttccatttttctattTCCTGCTCTCCCATCCCAGCCACTCTTTCCTCCTTGATTTTCTGTCTGCCTTTGCTTTCTCCGCtgctttattattctctctaaaCCTCGCTCTCCCGCGCCTCCCCTCAATTCGATTGTTTTTGGCACGTTCCTTCCCAATCAAGCTCAAATCCGGGTCTAACATTTCTAGACCGCCTTTACCTGTGTTTTGGTCCATTGGGTCGAGGCCGAAATCCGAGAAAAGAGTGAATTCGGGTTGTTGGGTCCAGGTTTATAGCAACGGAGACGTGTACGAGGGCGAGTTTCATAAGGGTAAGTGTTCGGGGAGCGGGGTCTATTATTATTACATGAGTGGGAGATACGAGGGGGATTGGGTTGATGGAAAATATGATGGTTGTGGGGTGGAGACTTGGGCTAGAGGGAGCCGTTATAGAGGGCAGTATAGGCAGGGACTTAGGCATGGTTTTGGGGTGTATAGATTTTACACGGGGGATGTTTATGCAGGGGAATGGTCTAATGGCCAGAGTCACGGGTGCGGAATCCATACTTGTGAAGACGGGAGTCGGTATGTTGGGGAATTCAAGTGGGGTGTCAAGCATGGGCTCGGCCACTACCATTTCAG CTTTGGACATCTATATATCACCTACAACAAAAGTTTTTACTGTATTTTCTGGCTTTTTTGGCTGTTATTATTTAGAAATGGGGACACGTATGCTGGAGAATATTTTGCGGATAAGATGCATGGCTTTGGTGTCTATCGTTTTGCAAATGGGCATAGGTATGAGGGAGCCTGGCATGAAGGTAGAAGGCAGGGCCTGGGAATGTACACATTCAGAAACGGAGAGACTCAATCTGGTCACTGGCAAAATGGAATTCTTGATGTCCCAAGCACACAAAACACCACCTATCCTGTATCTCCTGTTGCTGTTTATCATTCCAAAGTACTCAACGCGGTGCAG GAAGCACGACGAGCTGCAGAAATGGCATATGATGTGGCTAAGGTGGATGAAAGGGTGAATAGAGCTGCAGCAGCAGCTAACAGGGCAGCCAATGCAGCTAGAGTAGCAGCAGTCAAGGCTGTGCAGAAACAAATGCATCACAATAATAACAATGACAACAGTCCAATGCCAATTGTGTGA